From Skermanella sp. TT6, a single genomic window includes:
- the wrbA gene encoding NAD(P)H:quinone oxidoreductase: MPKVLVLYYSSYGHIEQMADAIAEGARSVPGTEVAVKRVPELVPEDVARNAHMKLDQAAPIASPNELGDYDAIIVGTPTRYGRITSQMANFWDQTGGLWVKGALVGKVGSAFTSTASQHGGQETTLFSIITNLMHHGMIIVGLPYSFPGQTRLDEVSGGTPYGASTLAGGDGSRQPSRNELDGARFQGRHVAEITAKLSGTAGEGGPVAPDMRTPENEVGGTAGQP, from the coding sequence ATGCCGAAGGTGCTGGTGCTGTATTATTCGAGCTACGGACATATCGAGCAGATGGCCGACGCCATCGCCGAGGGAGCCCGGTCGGTGCCGGGGACGGAGGTCGCCGTCAAGCGGGTGCCGGAACTCGTCCCCGAGGATGTCGCCCGCAACGCCCACATGAAACTGGACCAGGCTGCTCCGATCGCCAGCCCGAACGAGCTCGGCGACTACGACGCCATCATCGTCGGCACGCCCACCCGCTATGGCCGCATCACGTCCCAGATGGCGAACTTCTGGGACCAGACCGGCGGCCTGTGGGTCAAGGGAGCCCTGGTCGGCAAGGTCGGCAGCGCCTTCACCAGCACCGCGTCCCAGCACGGCGGGCAGGAGACCACCCTGTTCTCGATCATCACCAACCTGATGCACCACGGCATGATCATCGTGGGCCTGCCCTATAGCTTCCCCGGTCAGACCCGGCTTGACGAGGTCAGCGGCGGAACGCCCTATGGCGCCAGCACCCTGGCCGGCGGCGACGGCTCCCGCCAGCCGAGCCGGAACGAACTGGACGGGGCGCGCTTCCAGGGCCGGCACGTGGCCGAGATCACCGCCAAGCTGTCCGGCACGGCAGGCGAGGGCGGTCCCGTGGCCCCGGACATGCGGACCCCGGAGAACGAGGTCGGCGGGACCGCCGGGCAGCCCTGA
- a CDS encoding DUF697 domain-containing protein, giving the protein MAGEKQPEPKAEEIDRSFEEADDDTRSPAERAGVIINHATAQAAFWGAWPAVSWVALVMINMTMIVFIGRAHGHLWDKDKARGLLFQILRGMGLSTGLLLAGGKFVNDALKLTGLGTIPAMAADAVLCGAVTYAVGHTAETYFKQDGQMSRQALKAAFKEQYRQARQRMKETPPAVP; this is encoded by the coding sequence ATGGCTGGGGAGAAGCAGCCCGAACCGAAGGCCGAGGAAATCGACAGGAGCTTCGAGGAGGCCGACGACGATACCCGATCCCCGGCGGAACGGGCTGGCGTGATCATCAACCACGCGACCGCGCAGGCCGCCTTCTGGGGCGCATGGCCCGCTGTCTCCTGGGTCGCGCTGGTGATGATCAACATGACGATGATCGTCTTCATCGGCCGGGCCCACGGCCATTTGTGGGACAAGGACAAGGCCAGGGGCCTGCTGTTCCAGATCCTGCGGGGCATGGGACTCTCGACCGGCCTTCTGCTCGCGGGCGGCAAGTTCGTCAACGACGCCCTGAAGCTCACCGGGCTGGGGACGATTCCGGCCATGGCTGCGGATGCCGTGCTGTGCGGGGCCGTGACCTATGCGGTGGGCCACACGGCCGAGACCTATTTCAAGCAGGACGGCCAGATGAGCAGGCAGGCCCTGAAGGCGGCGTTCAAGGAACAGTACCGCCAGGCGAGGCAGAGAATGAAGGAGACGCCGCCAGCCGTCCCGTGA
- a CDS encoding adenylate/guanylate cyclase domain-containing protein — translation MKTGIDEAELDKRLATLETVRAWSPRVMSKLESFLRTADDRELYRINPLAFGTERGIAEAEAIDLFLHASSLGLFEMDWLLVCPLCACIVESFGSLRTLEKHYRCALCRTDYEAVLDDYITITFTVCANVRRIRFHDPDALPARDYCFQCRVTLDGVTPDGKPWMDHFAAATPEVRFIQPHAVERIEIDVGEGTLLGWDFDADDGFEFTVAEDAPPAPRPLSVGYDDRSCEPATGRIAPGRIVLEIRNASARRRLFGLTVTSPGFSHPDILFRPFLTGKRLLTTQTFRTLFRSELIRASEGIGVKDITLLFTDLKSSTALYDRIGDLSAFSLVQQHFDRLRDVTVANGGTVIKTIGDAVMAAFLNPRDAVAAAVAMLDEMERFNRDHVDRPLILKIGLHKGASIAVTSNDQLDYFGQAVNIAARVQGLAQAEEIYLTRDVHDYPGVGELLEPFVVERRTAHLKGVNLEMPVFRVAGGGSLTPAARLR, via the coding sequence ATGAAGACGGGGATCGACGAGGCGGAACTGGACAAACGCCTCGCAACGCTCGAGACGGTGCGGGCCTGGAGCCCGCGGGTCATGTCGAAGCTCGAAAGCTTCCTGCGCACCGCCGACGACCGGGAGCTCTATCGGATCAATCCGCTGGCGTTCGGCACCGAACGGGGCATCGCGGAAGCGGAGGCGATCGACCTGTTCCTCCACGCTTCCTCGCTCGGCCTGTTCGAGATGGACTGGCTCCTGGTCTGCCCGCTGTGCGCCTGCATCGTCGAGAGCTTCGGCAGCCTGCGCACCCTCGAAAAGCACTATCGCTGCGCCCTGTGCCGCACCGATTACGAAGCGGTCCTGGACGACTACATCACCATCACCTTCACGGTCTGCGCCAATGTCCGCCGGATCAGGTTCCATGATCCGGACGCCCTGCCGGCACGGGATTACTGCTTCCAATGCCGCGTCACGCTCGACGGCGTGACGCCGGACGGGAAGCCCTGGATGGACCACTTCGCGGCGGCCACCCCGGAGGTCCGATTCATACAGCCGCACGCGGTCGAGCGGATCGAGATCGACGTGGGGGAGGGAACCCTGCTCGGCTGGGATTTCGACGCCGACGACGGCTTCGAGTTCACCGTCGCCGAGGACGCGCCGCCCGCGCCGCGGCCGCTCTCCGTCGGTTACGATGACAGGTCGTGCGAGCCGGCGACGGGCCGGATCGCCCCCGGCCGCATCGTTCTGGAGATCCGGAACGCCTCGGCGCGGCGCCGCCTGTTCGGGCTTACCGTGACGTCGCCGGGCTTCTCCCACCCGGACATCCTGTTCAGGCCGTTCCTGACCGGCAAGCGGCTGCTCACCACGCAAACCTTCCGCACCCTGTTCCGGTCCGAATTGATCCGCGCCAGCGAGGGGATCGGCGTGAAGGACATAACCCTGCTGTTCACCGACCTGAAGAGCTCCACCGCCCTGTACGACAGGATCGGCGATCTCAGCGCCTTCTCCCTGGTCCAGCAGCATTTCGACCGGCTCCGCGACGTTACGGTCGCCAACGGCGGCACCGTGATCAAGACCATCGGCGACGCCGTCATGGCGGCCTTCCTGAACCCGCGCGACGCGGTCGCCGCCGCGGTGGCCATGCTCGACGAGATGGAGCGGTTCAACCGGGACCATGTCGACCGGCCGCTGATCCTGAAGATAGGCCTGCACAAGGGGGCGTCGATCGCCGTCACGTCGAACGACCAGCTCGATTATTTCGGCCAGGCGGTGAACATCGCGGCTCGGGTGCAGGGCCTTGCCCAGGCCGAGGAGATCTACCTGACCAGGGACGTGCATGACTATCCCGGCGTCGGGGAGCTGCTGGAGCCCTTCGTCGTCGAGCGGCGGACGGCGCATCTGAAGGGCGTCAACCTGGAGATGCCGGTCTTCAGGGTTGCGGGAGGCGGGTCTTTGACCCCGGCAGCCCGGCTCCGCTAG
- a CDS encoding LutC/YkgG family protein has translation MSVAREEILGRVRAALAGDPAGEVAVARGYRTSSDLSGAALVDRFAERAEAYKATVRRVDAAGATEAIRRLQGRFVVPSDLAESWLPADFVRDDGGLDHRELDAVAGVVTGCALAIAETGTIVLDAGAEQGRRAITLLPDFHVCIVPADRIVASVPEAIRALRGSLPRPLTFMSGPSATSDIELNRVEGVHGPRRLEILIVGTA, from the coding sequence GTGAGCGTCGCGCGCGAGGAGATCCTGGGCCGCGTCAGGGCAGCCCTGGCCGGCGATCCGGCGGGGGAAGTCGCCGTGGCCCGCGGCTACCGGACGTCCTCCGATCTGTCGGGAGCCGCCCTGGTCGACCGCTTCGCCGAGCGGGCGGAAGCCTACAAGGCGACCGTCCGGCGGGTCGACGCCGCGGGTGCCACGGAGGCGATCCGTCGGCTCCAGGGGCGCTTCGTCGTGCCGTCCGATCTGGCGGAGTCCTGGCTGCCGGCCGATTTCGTACGGGACGACGGCGGCCTGGACCACCGCGAACTGGATGCCGTGGCCGGGGTGGTCACCGGCTGCGCCCTCGCCATCGCCGAGACCGGGACCATCGTGCTGGACGCCGGGGCGGAACAGGGCCGCCGGGCTATCACCCTGCTGCCCGACTTCCATGTCTGCATCGTTCCGGCCGATCGGATCGTCGCGTCGGTACCAGAAGCCATCAGGGCGCTGCGCGGCTCCCTGCCCCGCCCGCTGACCTTCATGTCAGGGCCGTCGGCGACCTCCGACATCGAGCTGAACAGGGTCGAAGGCGTCCACGGCCCGCGCAGGCTGGAGATCCTGATCGTCGGGACGGCCTAG
- a CDS encoding LutB/LldF family L-lactate oxidation iron-sulfur protein, translated as MASAAEPRTFPQLARRAVADTQLRRNIGNATQTIRTKRAGVVAEVPDWEELREAGRSLKEHTLRNLDRYLVQLEESVTRAGGQVHWARDGAEATRIVTDIARRHSVKEVIKVKSITTEEIKLNEALEAAGIRPFETDLAELIIQLGDDVSSHILVPAIHRNRAEIRELFMRKLGLEELSDRPSDLTAAARSYLREKFLTVPMAVSGANFGICDTGTVCVVESEGNGRMCLTLPKVLVSVMGIEKLVPTWEDMEVFLQLLPRSSTGERMNPYNSLWTGVTPGDGPQEFHLVLLDNRRTDVLADRTGRQTLNCIRCSACLNVCPVYARTGGHAYHSEYQGPIGAILTPQLHGMDAAASLPFASSLCGACYEVCPVKINIPEVLVHLRTRAVARSGPSLEKLAMGAAIRMFDNPGLLETAQKIARIAQRPFVSDGYITGGLGPVRQWTRARDLPAIPDQSFREWWRTRR; from the coding sequence ATGGCGAGCGCCGCTGAGCCGCGCACCTTCCCGCAGCTGGCGAGGCGCGCGGTCGCCGACACCCAGCTCCGCCGCAACATCGGCAACGCCACCCAGACGATCCGCACCAAGCGCGCCGGCGTCGTCGCCGAAGTGCCGGACTGGGAGGAGCTGCGCGAGGCCGGCCGCTCCCTGAAGGAGCACACGCTGCGCAACCTGGACCGCTACCTGGTCCAGCTGGAGGAGTCGGTCACCAGGGCCGGCGGGCAGGTCCACTGGGCCAGGGACGGCGCGGAGGCCACCCGCATCGTCACCGACATCGCCAGGCGGCACTCCGTCAAGGAGGTGATCAAGGTCAAGTCGATCACGACCGAGGAGATCAAGCTGAACGAGGCGCTGGAGGCCGCCGGCATCCGGCCCTTCGAGACCGACCTGGCGGAGCTGATCATCCAGCTCGGCGACGACGTCTCCTCCCACATCCTGGTGCCGGCGATCCACCGCAACCGGGCGGAGATCCGCGAACTGTTCATGCGGAAGCTGGGGCTGGAGGAGCTGTCCGACCGCCCGTCCGACCTGACAGCGGCGGCACGCTCATACTTGCGCGAGAAGTTCCTGACCGTCCCCATGGCGGTCAGCGGGGCCAATTTCGGCATCTGCGACACCGGCACGGTCTGCGTCGTGGAGTCGGAGGGGAACGGCCGCATGTGCCTGACGCTGCCCAAGGTCCTGGTCAGCGTGATGGGGATCGAGAAGCTGGTGCCGACCTGGGAGGACATGGAGGTTTTCCTCCAACTCCTGCCGCGGTCCTCCACCGGCGAGCGGATGAACCCCTACAATTCCCTGTGGACCGGCGTCACGCCAGGGGACGGCCCGCAGGAATTCCATCTGGTGCTGCTCGACAACCGCCGCACCGACGTGCTGGCCGACCGGACCGGACGGCAGACGCTCAACTGCATCCGGTGCAGCGCCTGCCTGAACGTCTGCCCCGTCTATGCCCGGACGGGCGGCCATGCCTATCATTCCGAATACCAGGGACCGATCGGCGCGATCCTCACGCCCCAGCTCCACGGGATGGACGCGGCGGCCTCGCTGCCCTTCGCCTCGTCGCTGTGCGGCGCCTGCTACGAGGTCTGCCCGGTCAAGATCAACATTCCCGAGGTGCTGGTCCATCTGCGCACCCGGGCGGTCGCCCGAAGCGGCCCCAGCCTGGAGAAGCTGGCCATGGGCGCCGCGATCCGGATGTTCGACAATCCCGGCCTGCTGGAGACCGCGCAGAAGATCGCGCGGATCGCCCAGCGGCCGTTCGTCAGCGACGGCTACATCACCGGCGGGCTGGGGCCGGTCCGCCAGTGGACAAGGGCGCGCGACCTCCCCGCCATCCCCGACCAGAGTTTCCGCGAGTGGTGGAGGACACGCCGGTGA
- a CDS encoding (Fe-S)-binding protein, protein MRVALFITCYNDTLFPQTGIATVRLLERLGHTVEFPEDQTCCGQMHSNTGYGDEAIPLIRRFVKSFRDAEVIVSPSSSCVSNIRTAWLRTLADTGDEALKRDVAEIVPRVFELSQFLVERLGIDDVGAYYPRRVTYHPTCNSLRALKVGDAPMRLLAKVRGLDLVELPDARECCGFGGTFAVKNEDTSVAMLSDKMRSVLGTRAEICTALDSSCLMHIGGGLHRLRSGVRTVHLAEILASTEKDFIHGERR, encoded by the coding sequence GTGCGCGTCGCGCTGTTCATCACCTGCTACAATGACACCCTGTTCCCTCAGACGGGCATCGCCACCGTCCGCCTGCTGGAGCGGCTGGGCCATACCGTCGAGTTTCCGGAGGATCAGACCTGCTGCGGTCAGATGCACTCCAACACGGGCTACGGCGACGAGGCCATCCCGCTGATAAGGCGTTTCGTCAAGTCGTTCCGGGACGCCGAGGTCATCGTCTCCCCCTCGTCGTCCTGCGTTTCCAATATCCGCACGGCGTGGCTCCGCACCCTGGCCGACACCGGCGACGAGGCGCTGAAGCGCGACGTGGCCGAGATCGTGCCGCGGGTCTTCGAGCTGTCGCAATTCCTGGTCGAACGGCTCGGGATCGACGATGTCGGGGCCTATTATCCCCGCCGCGTCACCTACCACCCGACCTGCAACTCGCTGCGCGCGCTGAAGGTGGGCGACGCGCCGATGAGGCTGCTCGCCAAGGTGCGCGGCCTCGACCTCGTCGAGCTGCCGGACGCGCGGGAATGCTGCGGCTTCGGCGGCACCTTCGCGGTCAAGAACGAGGACACCTCGGTCGCCATGCTGTCGGACAAGATGCGCTCGGTGCTGGGCACCCGGGCGGAGATCTGCACCGCCCTGGACAGTTCGTGCCTGATGCATATCGGCGGCGGGCTGCACCGGCTGCGCAGCGGCGTGCGGACCGTCCATCTGGCGGAAATCCTGGCTTCAACGGAAAAGGACTTCATCCATGGCGAGCGCCGCTGA
- a CDS encoding S1C family serine protease encodes MPSSDDWQIPPEFQPDPDAVAFDLDRALSSVVALRASVPDDAFTAETLGTQRAGQGAVIREDGLVLTIGYLIAEAEEIWLTTSEGRAVKGHVLAYDYDSGFGIVQALSPLGVPALSLGNSRHATVGEHVVIGGSGGRPHSLAARVAARQEFAGYWEYLLDDAIFTVPAHPNWGGTALLGPQGELLGIGSLQLQSRDTGGRLVPLNMSVPIDLLKPILDDLLRLGRSSGPSRPWLGLYATEDERDRVVLAGLAGDGPARRAELRAGDIVRAIAGKPIESLAGFYRSLWSLGPAGIDVPLTVEREGDVFDLRVGSADRSRFLKPSRLH; translated from the coding sequence ATGCCATCGTCCGATGACTGGCAGATCCCCCCCGAATTCCAGCCGGATCCCGACGCGGTGGCCTTTGATCTGGATCGCGCCCTGTCCTCGGTCGTGGCCCTGAGGGCGAGCGTTCCCGACGACGCCTTCACGGCGGAAACGCTGGGGACGCAGAGGGCGGGGCAAGGCGCCGTGATCCGCGAGGACGGCTTGGTGCTGACCATCGGCTACCTGATCGCCGAGGCGGAGGAGATCTGGCTCACGACCAGCGAAGGCCGGGCCGTGAAGGGCCATGTCCTGGCCTATGACTACGACAGCGGCTTCGGCATCGTCCAGGCGCTGTCGCCGCTCGGCGTGCCGGCGCTGTCCCTGGGCAACTCGCGCCACGCGACCGTGGGCGAGCATGTGGTGATCGGCGGGTCCGGCGGCCGGCCCCATTCGCTGGCGGCGCGTGTGGCGGCCCGGCAGGAGTTCGCGGGCTATTGGGAATATCTGCTGGACGACGCCATCTTCACGGTGCCCGCGCACCCGAACTGGGGCGGCACGGCGCTGCTGGGACCGCAGGGCGAGCTTCTCGGCATCGGTTCGCTCCAGCTGCAATCCCGGGACACCGGCGGGCGGCTCGTTCCGCTGAACATGAGCGTGCCGATCGACCTGCTGAAGCCGATCCTGGACGACCTGCTGAGGCTCGGCCGCTCCAGCGGACCTTCCCGGCCCTGGCTCGGGCTCTATGCCACCGAGGACGAGCGCGACCGGGTCGTGCTTGCCGGCCTGGCGGGCGACGGCCCGGCGCGGCGCGCCGAGCTCCGCGCCGGCGACATCGTGCGCGCCATCGCCGGCAAGCCGATCGAGTCGCTCGCCGGGTTCTATCGGTCGCTATGGTCCCTCGGCCCCGCGGGCATCGACGTGCCGCTCACCGTGGAGCGCGAGGGCGACGTGTTCGACCTCCGCGTCGGCTCCGCCGACCGCAGCCGCTTCCTGAAGCCCAGCCGGCTGCATTGA